The Streptomyces sp. NBC_01197 genome window below encodes:
- a CDS encoding acetate--CoA ligase family protein, with product MGQTGQQDKAAVRAVLDAALAGGRRALTAPEAKLIADAYGIPVPAEALAECADEAVALADRIGFPVVLKIVSPDIVHKTDAGGVRVGVRSAAEVRTAFTSIVSNARAYSPQADIKGVQVQQMVPAGTEVLVGTVTDPTFGKIVAFGLGGVLVEVLKDITFRLAPASRDDALSMLDSVRAAEVLRGVRGGAAVDRAALASLITGVSGLAADFPEIAEIDLNPVFASEDGVMAADVRILLDPSPVTPRRTYSRAEILTSMRRLMEPRSVTVIGASNEDGKIGNSVMRNLVDGGFAGEIHPVNPKADDILGRKAYKSVMDVPGEPDVAVFAIPAKFVAAALEEVGRKGIPNAVLIPSGFAETGEHALQDEIVAVAERYGVRLLGPNIYGYYSTWQDLCATFCTPYDVRGGVALTSQSGGIGMAILGFARTTKTGVSAIVGLGNKSDLDEDDLLTWFGEDPHTQCIAMHLEDLKDGRAFVDAARATVPKKPVVVLKAGRTSAGARAAGSHTGALAGDDAVYEDILRQAGVIRAPGLNDMLEYARALPVLPTPRGDNVVIITGAGGSGVLLSDAIVDNGLSLMEIPPDLDAAFKAFIPPFGAAGNPIDITGGEPPATYEATIRLGLEDPRIHALVLGYWHTIVTPPMVFAELTARVVAEFRARGIEKPVVASLAGDVEVEEACQYLYERGVVAYPYTTEKPVEVLGAKYRWARAAGLLG from the coding sequence ATGGGACAGACGGGGCAACAGGACAAGGCGGCGGTACGGGCGGTGCTCGACGCCGCGCTGGCCGGGGGGCGCCGGGCGCTCACCGCGCCGGAGGCAAAGCTGATCGCCGACGCGTACGGCATTCCGGTCCCCGCCGAGGCGCTGGCCGAGTGCGCGGACGAGGCCGTCGCGCTCGCCGACCGGATCGGGTTCCCGGTGGTGCTGAAGATCGTCTCTCCGGACATCGTGCACAAGACGGACGCGGGCGGGGTGCGGGTCGGGGTGCGATCGGCCGCCGAGGTGCGGACCGCCTTCACCTCGATCGTCTCCAACGCCCGTGCGTACAGCCCCCAGGCGGACATCAAGGGCGTCCAGGTCCAGCAGATGGTGCCGGCCGGTACCGAGGTACTGGTCGGCACCGTCACCGACCCGACCTTCGGCAAGATCGTGGCCTTCGGCCTGGGCGGGGTGCTGGTGGAGGTGCTCAAGGACATCACCTTCCGCCTCGCGCCCGCCTCGCGCGACGACGCGCTGTCGATGCTGGACTCGGTCCGGGCCGCCGAAGTGCTCCGCGGGGTGCGCGGCGGGGCGGCCGTGGACCGCGCGGCGCTCGCTTCGCTGATCACCGGGGTCTCCGGACTGGCCGCGGACTTCCCGGAGATCGCCGAGATCGACCTCAACCCGGTCTTCGCGTCCGAGGACGGCGTGATGGCCGCCGACGTACGGATCCTGCTGGACCCGTCGCCCGTGACACCCCGGCGCACCTACAGCCGCGCAGAGATCCTCACCTCGATGCGCCGGCTGATGGAGCCGCGATCGGTCACCGTCATCGGCGCTTCCAACGAGGACGGCAAGATCGGCAACTCGGTGATGCGCAATCTCGTCGACGGCGGTTTCGCCGGGGAGATCCACCCGGTGAACCCCAAAGCCGATGACATACTCGGCCGTAAGGCGTACAAGAGCGTGATGGATGTTCCCGGTGAGCCGGATGTGGCGGTCTTCGCGATCCCCGCGAAGTTCGTCGCGGCCGCCCTCGAAGAGGTCGGGCGCAAGGGCATACCGAACGCCGTGCTGATCCCGTCCGGCTTCGCCGAGACCGGTGAACACGCCCTGCAGGACGAGATCGTGGCGGTCGCCGAACGGTACGGGGTCCGGCTGCTCGGTCCGAACATCTACGGCTACTACTCGACGTGGCAGGACCTGTGTGCCACGTTCTGCACGCCGTACGACGTCAGGGGCGGGGTCGCGCTCACCTCGCAGTCCGGCGGGATCGGCATGGCCATCCTCGGGTTCGCCCGTACGACGAAGACCGGCGTCTCCGCCATCGTGGGGCTCGGCAACAAGTCGGACCTGGACGAGGACGATCTGCTCACCTGGTTCGGCGAGGACCCGCACACCCAGTGCATCGCCATGCATCTGGAGGACCTCAAGGACGGCCGGGCGTTCGTCGATGCGGCACGGGCGACCGTGCCGAAGAAGCCCGTCGTGGTGCTGAAGGCGGGCCGCACCAGTGCGGGCGCCAGGGCAGCGGGGTCGCACACCGGGGCGCTGGCCGGTGACGACGCGGTGTACGAAGACATCCTGCGGCAGGCGGGGGTCATCCGGGCGCCGGGGCTCAACGACATGCTGGAGTACGCGCGTGCGCTGCCCGTGCTGCCCACACCCCGGGGCGACAACGTCGTCATCATCACCGGGGCCGGGGGTTCGGGGGTGCTGCTCTCGGACGCGATCGTCGACAACGGGCTGTCGCTGATGGAGATCCCGCCGGATCTGGACGCGGCGTTCAAGGCGTTCATCCCGCCGTTCGGGGCCGCCGGCAACCCCATCGACATCACCGGCGGCGAGCCTCCGGCGACCTACGAGGCGACGATCCGGCTCGGCCTGGAGGATCCGCGGATCCATGCGCTGGTGCTGGGCTACTGGCACACGATCGTCACTCCCCCGATGGTCTTCGCGGAGCTGACCGCGCGCGTCGTCGCGGAGTTCCGGGCACGGGGCATCGAGAAACCCGTCGTGGCGTCGCTGGCCGGCGACGTCGAAGTCGAGGAGGCCTGCCAGTACCTCTACGAGCGGGGAGTCGTCGCGTACCCGTACACCACGGAGAAACCGGTGGAGGTACTCGGCGCGAAGTACCGCTGGGCCCGGGCGGCCGGGTTGCTCGGCTGA
- a CDS encoding OFA family MFS transporter — protein sequence MSTGNERSAAGSVAYREVSDSKGRVYRVGETDRDLLGHSRKLMVYLPWVAMMAISVSEYAYGSAEDTLSSAHGWTQSNTFWILSVWVFFQAGIAFPAGWLRERGILNARRATVLGSVLCLVGFVALAHLDNVFLAICGFGVIGGLGSGLVYATCINMVGKWFPERRGAKTGFVNGGFAYGSLPFIFIFNYAFDTSNCAEVLDLIGVYVLIAVVICAWFFKDPPKNWWPAEIDPLNYTGNRKSARSLAKNPPAVKQFTPMEAIRSGMLPLMWVTVVMTAGVSIFGISFQVDFAKQVGFGPLVAATSMGLMAVVNGVGRAVVGWLSDLWGRKLTLFFVILVLGLAQFGVIWAGDIHSEWLFLVFAFLSGFGGGAFYPMFAALTPDYFGENYNATNYGLVYSGKLVSGLFGGGLGSMVVDAWGYNGAYALAGGISMVAAAIALLLRQPGRPRAADIAPNPLPVSREAV from the coding sequence ATGAGTACAGGGAACGAACGGTCGGCGGCCGGGTCGGTCGCGTACCGGGAAGTGTCGGACAGCAAGGGCCGCGTCTACCGCGTGGGCGAGACGGACCGGGATCTCCTGGGCCACTCGCGCAAGCTCATGGTGTATCTGCCGTGGGTCGCGATGATGGCCATCAGCGTGTCGGAGTACGCATACGGTTCGGCCGAGGACACTCTCTCCTCGGCTCATGGGTGGACGCAGAGCAACACCTTCTGGATTCTGAGCGTCTGGGTGTTCTTCCAGGCGGGCATCGCCTTCCCCGCGGGCTGGCTGCGGGAGAGGGGGATACTCAACGCCCGCCGGGCTACAGTTCTCGGCTCCGTTCTCTGTCTCGTCGGTTTCGTCGCACTCGCCCATCTCGACAATGTCTTCCTGGCGATCTGCGGCTTCGGCGTCATCGGCGGACTCGGCTCGGGCCTCGTCTACGCCACCTGTATCAACATGGTCGGCAAGTGGTTCCCCGAACGGCGTGGTGCGAAGACGGGGTTCGTCAACGGCGGATTCGCCTATGGGTCGCTCCCCTTCATCTTCATCTTCAACTACGCCTTCGACACCTCGAACTGCGCCGAGGTGCTGGATCTGATCGGTGTCTATGTGCTGATCGCCGTGGTGATCTGCGCGTGGTTCTTCAAGGACCCGCCGAAGAACTGGTGGCCGGCAGAGATCGACCCGCTGAACTACACCGGAAACCGGAAGAGTGCACGGAGCCTGGCCAAGAATCCGCCCGCGGTGAAGCAGTTCACCCCGATGGAGGCCATCAGGAGCGGCATGCTCCCGTTGATGTGGGTAACCGTGGTCATGACCGCCGGTGTGTCGATATTCGGCATCTCCTTCCAGGTCGACTTCGCGAAGCAGGTGGGCTTCGGCCCGCTGGTCGCGGCCACGTCCATGGGGTTGATGGCGGTCGTCAACGGCGTCGGCAGGGCGGTGGTGGGATGGCTCTCCGATCTGTGGGGACGGAAGCTCACCCTGTTCTTCGTCATACTCGTCCTGGGCCTCGCGCAGTTCGGTGTGATCTGGGCCGGTGACATCCACAGCGAGTGGTTGTTCCTGGTCTTCGCGTTCCTCTCCGGATTCGGCGGCGGTGCGTTCTACCCGATGTTCGCGGCCCTGACCCCGGACTACTTCGGAGAGAACTACAACGCCACCAACTACGGCCTGGTGTACAGCGGAAAGCTGGTCAGCGGACTGTTCGGCGGCGGGCTGGGCTCGATGGTGGTGGACGCCTGGGGGTACAACGGCGCGTACGCACTCGCCGGGGGCATCTCCATGGTGGCGGCGGCCATCGCGCTGCTGCTGAGGCAGCCGGGGCGGCCACGTGCAGCCGACATCGCTCCGAACCCGCTGCCGGTCAGCAGGGAAGCCGTCTGA